One part of the Ziziphus jujuba cultivar Dongzao chromosome 2, ASM3175591v1 genome encodes these proteins:
- the LOC132800482 gene encoding disease resistance protein RGA2-like has translation MAESTASVIIDVISQKLDNAALWMKDKDKLLGLQYSIAKIRKLQIAAEKLLAENCKVETWQKKLEDALKATDSMNEDDLRVLDTPVSKIRNVLKDAEKKQDQSKQVTTWLKKLEDVVSEADDTMDDVYNEVHVELDDLSSDQLGKLKNIKEKLDTFGEKIKQIIEDSKERHEDQPHKVFTKELDPDFKRLWSDSWMESHVNDVKKHLLEDGNEGEKVAALAIVGYGGLGKTTLAQQVFLDWEIEEQFDLTIWLNVDYDFDISSLLKGIVMYTAKKNQEWELLRSTMKKADEKVFMSLVKGFIMSAAKKDGTAEKDSTAKRADDSEREINRQNEVELVRMKVIHEFFDGTDLKEFRDVIENAIKVHLHHCHLDEGQFRKEMTAKLKKIMDKLGDEIYKEGEKKLVTEMIKLEQELSKCEFKLTEKLREGIEGKRLLLVLDDVSNMDPEKWENFKNLLSNSNVREGSRIIITTRNKQITSKMVPHTLKNLGDDDAWTTFIEGVRSNLGEDQDSEAVHDSKSEEMRKDPKIVEMLKKCGGNPLALRKLGEKFKKFEKFISINVETLTEFQNVVTETILPSLKPSYDILPLHLKHCFAYCSIFPQQYEIDVKTLIHLWMAQGLIYPQPGQRMEDVGYEYFKNLHQRCLFEQVGDDRENVSKYKMPNLIQDLAVFVAGTRLATLKEHEKHSIDRRTRHVSFHFHVHASWKMPTSFLQAKRIQTIILPCQFQKETKRRVSHSTCESIISNCKALRTLDLHNTGIDKLPKNIGKLNYLRYLDLSQNKAIKSLPDSITTIPYLMILKLSKCYGLKKLPKNMKKLVHLKHLEIDWCYSLTRMPLGLGELTLLETLSQFALKDDAADSAKLDDELKELKKLRGELKIQNLTSDMNSGIANLEGKEHLKSLTLAWKFDENANPAPTGDLKTLEGLKPHPNLKELALFGYRTDKFPKWLISHKNLVKFSLQKCKCNNLPPLSELSSLKVLILDAMANLKYISDESECHYSSSTAFMPSLEELRLTELPKLKGWWADVSKTPTPLPSFPCLSKLLIEDCPKLHSMPLFPNLKEWLVLDNTNLKTFIQTMDNEMPSRPLSESQSLPSRSDMEIISEDGGNDKIKLERAKTMCSISSFTKTTNDASSSKSTTSDAKRPTSHPLSKLESLLIIGNKEVSSEDGHQHNKIKWERLTSLRILRFDYHPTLKNLPTGLQHVTTLEELQIWRCDIKTLPEWIKNLKSLKTLRLLTCPFLESLPSDGLGSSLNTLEIVDCPILLQRCQKNTGADWNLIKDIENRLLQQPQYSLIFKSTKESTKEKGKNQTVEHLESPRQIF, from the exons ATGGCGGAATCTACAGCCTCTGTAATTATCGATGTGATCAGTCAGAAGTTAGACAATGCAGCTTTGTGGATGAAAGATAAGGATAAACTTTTAGGACTTCAATACTCCATTGCAAAAATCAGAAAATTACAAATTGCTGCAGAGAAGCTGCTGGCTGAGAACTGTAAAGTCGAAACGTGGCAGAAGAAGCTTGAAGATGCACTGAAAGCAACTGACTCGATGAACGAGGATGATCTTAGAGTACTTGATACCCCCGTTTCAAAAATCAGGAACGTACTGAAAGATGCAGAGAAGAAGCAGGACCAGAGTAAGCAGGTCACAACATGGCTTAAGAAGCTTGAAGATGTAGTGTCTGAAGCAGATGACACGATGGACGACGTCTATAATGAG GTCCACGTCGAGCTAGACGACCTAAGCTCAGACCAACTgggaaaactaaaaaatatcaaGGAAAAGCTAGACACGTTCGGAGAAAAGATTAAGCAAATTATCGAAGATTCGAAGGAGAGACATGAAGATCAGCCTCATAAAGTTTTCACGAAGGAGCTTGACCCGGACTTTAAAAGACTGTGGTCAGATTCTTGGATGGAGAGTCATGTAAACGATGTTAAAAAACATTTGTTAGAGGACGGAAATGAAGGGGAAAAAGTGGCAGCCCTGGCCATAGTAGGTTATGGAGGATTAGGAAAAACCACTCTTGCTCAACAGGTGTTTTTGGATTGGGAGATCGAAGAGCAGTTCGACTTGACAATTTGGCTTAATGTCGATTACGATTTTGACATAAGTTCACTTCTCAAGGGAATCGTTATGTATACAGCAAAAAAGAATCAGGAATGGGAACTCTTACGGTCTACAATGAAGAAAGCAGATGAGAAAGTTTTCATGTCACTTGTTAAAGGATTCATTATGTCTGCAGCTAAAAAGGATGGTACAGCTGAAAAGGATAGTACAGCTAAAAGGGCCGATGATAGCGAGAGGGAGATCAACAGACAAAATGAAGTTGAGTTGGTAAGGATGAAAGTAATCCATGAATTTTTCGACGGTACTGATTTGAAAGAATTTCGTGACGTGATCGAGAACGCCATCAAAGTACACCTCCACCACTGCCACCTGGATGAAGGTCAATTTCGGAAGGAGATGACTGCAAAGCTAAAGAAAATTATGGACAAATTAGGGGATGAAATATATAAGGAGGGAGAGAAGAAGTTAGTAACTGAAATGATCAAGCTCGAACAAGAACTCAGCAAGTGTGAATTTAAATTGACTGAGAAACTACGAGAAGGAATAGAGGGCAAACGGCTGCTTCTTGTACTTGATGACGTCTCCAATATGGACCCTGAAAAGTGGGAAAACTTCAAAAACTtattatcaaattcaaatgtccGTGAAGGGAGTCgaataataataactactcGTAATAAACAAATTACAAGTAAAATGGTCCCCCATACGTTGAAAAATCTAGGTGACGATGACGCTTGGACTACTTTTATCGAAGGAGTTCGTTCCAATCTAGGTGAAGATCAGGACTCGGAAGCAGTCCACGACTCCAAAAGTGAGGAGATGCGGAAAGACCCCAAAATTGTGGAGATGCTGAAAAAGTGCGGAGGAAACCCTCTTGCCTTGAGGAAACTAGGTGAGAAATTCAAGAAATTCGAGAAATTCATTTCCATAAATGTAGAAACCTTAACAGAGTTTCAAAATGTAGTAACGGAAACGATTTTGCCCTCACTAAAACCTAGTTATGATATCCTCCCTCTGCATTTGAAACATTGCTTTGCCTATTGTAGTATATTCCCTCAACAATATGAAATTGATGTCAAAACCTTAATACATCTTTGGATGGCACAAGGGTTGATTTATCCACAGCCAGGACAAAGAATGGAGGATGTGGGTTACGAGTATTTTAAGAATTTACATCAGAGATGCTTGTTTGAACAAGTTGGTGACGATCGTGAGAATGTAAGTAAGTACAAGATGCCAAACCTTATACAAGATCTAGCAGTATTTGTTGCAGGAACAAGGTTAGCCACATTGAAGGAACATGAGAAGCATAGTATTGATCGAAGAACTCGACATGTCTCGTTTCACTTCCATGTACACGCTTCGTGGAAGATGCCCACTTCATTCCTTCAGGCAAAGAGGATTCAAACAATTATTTTGCCTTGTCAGTTCCAAAAGGAAACTAAGAGGAGAGTAAGCCACTCAACTTGTGAAAGTATCATTTCAAATTGCAAAGCATTACGCACGTTGGATCTGCATAATACAGGGATCGACAAGTTGCCAAAGAACATTGGTAAGTTGAATTATCTAAGATACCTTGATCTTTCTCAAAACAAAGCTATTAAGTCATTGCCTGATTCAATTACCACGATCCCGTATTTGATGATACTCAAACTCTCCAAATGCTATGGACTtaaaaaattgccaaaaaatatGAAGAAACTAGTCCACCTCAAACATCTTGAGATTGATTGGTGCTACAGTTTAACTCGTATGCCTCTTGGACTGGGTGAGCTAACTCTACTTGAGACACTGTCACAATTTGCATTGAAAGATGATGCTGCAGATTCGGCCAAGCTAGATGATGAGTTGAAGGAACTGAAAAAATTGAGAGGAGagctcaaaattcaaaatttgacaaGTGACATGAATTCTGGGATAGCAAACTTGGAGGGGAAAGAACATCTTAAATCGTTAACATTAGCTTGGAAATTCGATGAAAATGCCAATCCTGCACCAACCGGTGATCTAAAGACACTAGAAGGTTTGAAGCCACACCCAAATCTAAAGGAACTGGCTTTATTTGGCTACAGGACTGACAAATTCCCCAAGTGGCTTATATCACACAAAAACTTGGTCAAATTTTCATTGCAAAAATGCAAATGCAACAATCTACCACCACTTAGTGAGCTCTCATCTCTCAAGGTGTTGATACTGGATGCGATGGCTAACTTGAAGTATATCTCCGACGAGTCTGAGTGCCATTATTCATCATCAACAGCATTCATGCCATCCCTGGAAGAGCTAAGGCTTACAGAATTGCCAAAGCTGAAGGGATGGTGGGCAGATGTCTCAAAAACACCTACTCCATTGCCATCATTTCCTTGTCTTTCCAAACTGTTGATCGAAGATTGCCCCAAGCTGCATTCCATGCCGCTCTTCCCGAATTTAAAAGAATGGCTAGTGTTGGATAACACTAACTTGAAGACATTCATACAGACAATGGATAATGAAATGCCTTCTCGTCCTCTCTCCGAATCGCAAAGTCTGCCTAGTCGTTCGGATATGGAGATTATCTCGGAAGATGGTGGGAATGATAAGATTAAGTTGGAAAGAGCAAAGACAATGTGTAGCATAAGCTCTTTCACAAAGACAACTAATGATGCAAGCTCCTCCAAGTCGACAACGAGTGATGCCAAGCGCCCCACCTCTCATCCTCTCTCCAAGTTGGAAAGTCTGCTTATTATTGGGAATAAGGAGGTTAGTTCTGAAGATGGTCATCAGCATAATAAGATTAAATGGGAAAGACTCACAAGCCTCCGGATTCTGAGATTTGATTATCATCCAACTCTAAAGAATCTTCCTACGGGGCTTCAACATGTTACCACCCTGGAAGAACTCCAAATTTGGCGCTGCGACATAAAGACTCTTCCTGAATGGATCAAGAATCTCAAATCACTTAAAACTCTTCGACTTTTAACATGCCCTTTTTTGGAATCATTGCCTAGTGATGGACTTGGAAGCTCTTTAAACACACTGGAGATTGTGGATTGTCCAATCTTATTGCAAAGATGCCAAAAAAATACTGGTGCAGATTGGAATTTAATTAAAGATATTGAAAACCGTCTACTCCAGCAACCTCAATATTCTCTTATCTTCAAGTcaacaaaag AATCTactaaagaaaaaggaaaaaaccaaaCAGTTGAGCACCTAGAGTCCCCTCGCCAAATTTTCTGA